A single window of Drosophila suzukii chromosome 3, CBGP_Dsuzu_IsoJpt1.0, whole genome shotgun sequence DNA harbors:
- the LOC139353277 gene encoding uncharacterized protein: MNWTRLIATFISLLTWSSQIEQFNVSGIRQKPRAQNWLHSFRAELIPEYFYKSIEKSDGSKHNLQHKLRHFLERLQKNFTASTLFSDSENNVTSVENYILRMHQLSTFFYKTSITIETFSTDSEQFFEMSKNSSHELLLRLRQIPTAQPTFVKVYLTNYFAEMEFFHTIFSEIIDEAMEYSLETLRAIEKIFFYYADTQNIILKNWKLKLNLECYQLYVDFLQHYSAKVFKCAAGDNLHLVYDVYSVTKLNVKYIMTQLEFRIQRLFNCFKNKSFTTRCKFLYSAERDFKTLFSKLADLEMYLDVKTKKGNVSALRFRRTATRHDNTLKSETTLDDCIPIGFPHSQMSFNLKTCFYFL, encoded by the coding sequence ATGAATTGGACAAGACTTATTGCTACGTTTATAAGCTTGCTGACATGGTCTAGCCaaattgaacaatttaatGTCAGCGGTATTCGACAAAAACCCAGAGCACAGAATTGGCTACACTCGTTTAGAGCAGAACTAATTCCGGAATACTTTTATAAATCCATTGAAAAGTCCGATGGCAGTAAACACAATCTGCAACATAAGTTACGACACTTCTTGGAAAGACTGCAGAAAAATTTCACGGCGTCGACGTTGTTTAGTGACTCCGAAAATAATGTTACAAGCGTAGAAAATTATATCCTCAGGATGCACCAATTGTCAACGTTTTTTTACAAAACTTCAATAACTATTGAAACATTTTCTACGGATAGTGAACAATTTTTTGAAATGTCAAAAAATTCAAGTCATGAACTATTATTAAGACTTCGGCAAATTCCAACAGCACAACCAACATTTGTTAAGGTTTATCTTACAAACTACTTTGCTGAAATGGAATTCTTTCATACAATATTTTCAGAAATTATCGACGAAGCAATGGAATACAGCTTAGAAACCCTAAGAGctattgaaaaaatatttttttactacgcTGATactcaaaatattattttaaaaaattggaaATTAAAGCTAAATCTGGAATGCTACCAGCTCTATGTTGACTTTTTACAACATTATTCCGCCAAGGTTTTTAAATGTGCCGCTGGGGATAATCTTCACCTGGTTTATGATGTGTATTCCGTGACAAAGCTTAACGTCAAATATATTATGACACAGCTTGAGTTTCGCATCCAACGACTTTtcaattgttttaaaaataaaagttttacTACACGATGTAAATTTCTTTATAGCGCTGAGCGAGattttaaaactttatttagCAAACTCGCTGACTTAGAAATGTATTTAGAtgtaaaaactaaaaaaggCAACGTTTCGGCTTTACGATTTCGGCGAACAGCTACACGGCATGATAATACTTTAAAATCGGAAACGACTCTTGACGATTGTATCCCAATTGGCTTTCCACATAGTCAAATGTCATTTAATCTAAAAACAtgcttttattttctataa